Proteins encoded together in one Ruminococcaceae bacterium KH2T8 window:
- a CDS encoding methyltransferase, FkbM family yields MEDLWNYLKATDRPIALYGTGDGADKIMAKLEKDSTLDKVKGVFASSGFVRDRSFKGFKVESFESCLERLGKDMIVLMCFGSPRPEVLSNVDRIASQCEFYAPDVPVYGKNIFDRAFYEKHRSEITDVTARLEDDLSVKTMVNTVTNKLTGSIEPLKACETTPDEENSLIRLPDNATFVDLGAYNGDTILKYTDVCPTIERIYAVEPDKRNFRKLNENTSHIDNITYINALISDKSGTTHIDTSKGRGVHEAKDGGDIESTTVDDILNGAKVDFIKFDVEGNEHKAIEGAKESIKKYRPVMHIACYHRSEDIFDLPLEVLKIRDDYKIYMRHLPHVPGWDTAFIFV; encoded by the coding sequence ATGGAAGACTTGTGGAATTACCTGAAAGCAACTGACAGGCCCATCGCCCTTTACGGAACGGGTGACGGCGCCGACAAGATCATGGCAAAACTCGAGAAGGACAGCACCCTCGATAAGGTAAAGGGCGTCTTCGCGAGCAGCGGATTTGTAAGGGATCGCTCCTTCAAGGGATTCAAGGTCGAAAGCTTCGAAAGCTGCCTCGAGCGCCTCGGAAAGGACATGATCGTCCTTATGTGCTTCGGCTCTCCCCGCCCGGAGGTCCTTTCAAACGTCGACCGCATCGCTTCGCAGTGCGAATTCTATGCACCCGATGTCCCCGTCTACGGCAAGAATATCTTCGACCGTGCCTTTTACGAGAAGCACAGGTCCGAGATCACAGATGTGACGGCCCGATTGGAGGATGATCTGTCCGTAAAGACCATGGTTAACACTGTTACAAATAAGCTCACCGGAAGCATCGAGCCGCTCAAGGCATGTGAGACCACACCTGACGAGGAAAACTCCCTGATCCGCCTCCCGGACAATGCTACTTTCGTGGATCTGGGGGCCTACAACGGCGATACGATCTTAAAATACACCGACGTCTGCCCGACGATCGAAAGGATCTATGCGGTCGAACCCGATAAGAGGAATTTCAGGAAACTAAACGAGAATACATCCCATATCGATAACATCACATACATCAATGCGCTGATCTCGGATAAGAGCGGCACTACCCATATCGACACGAGCAAGGGCCGCGGCGTCCACGAAGCCAAGGACGGCGGTGACATCGAGAGCACCACAGTCGACGATATACTCAATGGAGCGAAAGTCGACTTTATTAAGTTCGACGTCGAAGGTAACGAGCACAAAGCCATAGAAGGCGCTAAGGAATCCATAAAAAAATATCGCCCCGTGATGCACATCGCGTGCTATCACAGGAGCGAGGATATCTTTGATCTGCCTTTGGAAGTACTGAAGATAAGGGACGACTATAAGATCTATATGCGTCACCTGCCGCATGTCCCCGGGTGGGATACGGCATTCATCTTCGTCTGA
- a CDS encoding 8-oxo-dGTP diphosphatase yields the protein MKERKLSTKEEKAFLDKYDASSYEHPSVTTDIVIFTLDPSDELNILLIKRGEHPYKDCWAIPGGFLRSGKESLDEAAARELKTETNIDNVYLKQLYTFGAPDRDPRTTVISVAYTALVPKDQLDIHAGDDAKDAKLFKIKYDVNGIIFYNDEVTITEADLAFDHSEIVKMAITRLRNRIDYEDDAFNLLRDKNEFTISELKRIHETIKNKSLDLPNFRKTFLRDYVSSGKVVDIEKTVISKGKPARLYKLIEE from the coding sequence ATGAAAGAGCGTAAACTTTCGACAAAAGAAGAGAAGGCATTCCTGGATAAGTACGATGCTTCAAGCTACGAGCATCCTTCGGTTACGACCGACATCGTCATATTCACGTTGGATCCTTCCGATGAACTTAATATCCTCCTCATAAAGAGAGGAGAGCATCCGTACAAGGACTGCTGGGCGATCCCCGGAGGATTTCTGCGATCGGGAAAGGAATCGCTCGATGAAGCGGCAGCAAGAGAGCTCAAGACCGAGACAAATATAGATAACGTGTATCTGAAGCAGCTGTACACTTTCGGAGCGCCGGACAGAGATCCCAGGACTACGGTCATCTCGGTAGCATACACCGCACTCGTCCCTAAGGATCAGCTGGATATCCATGCAGGTGACGACGCCAAGGATGCAAAGCTCTTTAAGATCAAATATGACGTCAACGGGATCATATTTTATAACGATGAAGTGACGATAACCGAGGCGGATCTGGCATTTGACCATAGTGAGATCGTAAAGATGGCCATAACGAGACTTCGAAACAGGATCGATTATGAAGATGACGCATTCAATCTCTTAAGGGATAAGAACGAGTTCACCATTTCGGAACTTAAGAGGATACACGAGACGATCAAGAATAAGTCGCTGGATCTGCCTAACTTCAGAAAGACTTTCTTAAGAGACTATGTCTCGTCGGGGAAGGTCGTGGATATAGAGAAGACAGTGATCTCAAAGGGCAAACCCGCGAGATTATATAAGCTCATTGAGGAATAG
- a CDS encoding putative hydrolases of HD superfamily: MGIEDFLSSGNMRLDQQLKFTAEIDKMTSVYRRTMLISGERHENDAEHSWHIAVMALLFKEYCVEEPSVERAMKMCVVHDLIEIYAGDTFAYDVKGNESKAEREKAAADKLFAQLPPEQGSEIRALWEEFDAMETTDAKYAACLDRLQPLLHNTLTEGHTWRNNGAVRSQVEARAKVIKEFMPEVYEWLLKNLDRGVALGWLNE, encoded by the coding sequence ATGGGAATAGAAGATTTCTTGAGTTCAGGTAATATGAGGCTCGATCAGCAGCTGAAGTTCACTGCCGAGATCGACAAGATGACATCAGTCTACAGGCGAACGATGCTGATAAGCGGTGAGCGTCATGAGAACGATGCGGAGCACTCTTGGCACATAGCCGTGATGGCACTGCTCTTTAAGGAATACTGTGTTGAGGAACCGAGCGTTGAACGCGCGATGAAGATGTGCGTCGTTCACGACCTTATCGAGATCTATGCAGGTGATACTTTTGCTTACGATGTCAAAGGTAATGAATCCAAGGCAGAACGTGAGAAAGCGGCCGCAGATAAGCTCTTCGCGCAACTTCCGCCGGAACAGGGATCGGAGATACGCGCCCTCTGGGAAGAGTTCGATGCAATGGAGACGACGGATGCTAAATACGCAGCATGTCTCGACCGACTCCAGCCGCTCCTTCACAATACGCTCACGGAGGGTCACACCTGGCGCAATAACGGTGCCGTTCGCTCGCAGGTCGAGGCCCGTGCTAAAGTGATAAAGGAATTCATGCCCGAAGTCTACGAGTGGCTCTTAAAGAACCTGGACAGAGGCGTAGCATTAGGCTGGCTCAACGAATAA
- a CDS encoding Endonuclease IV has translation MINIGCHLSSSGGFLAMGKHATELGADTFAFFTRNPRGGSAKEIDPKDAEALVEYMKENNFGKLVAHAPYTMNVCAAKPDIREFSRNVLKDDIKRMEYVPGNYYNFHPGSHVGQGAEEAIPMIADALNEAMFEDQKTIVLLETMAGKGSEVGRNFEELKAIIDRVELKDKIGVCFDTCHTWDGGYDVVGNIDAVLDEFDKVIGLERLYALHLNDSKNPMDSHKDRHEKIGEGELGADGIRRVITHPLLQGKPFILETPNEDEGYKKEIALIRSWMV, from the coding sequence ATGATCAATATCGGTTGTCACCTGAGCAGTTCCGGCGGATTCCTCGCCATGGGTAAGCACGCTACCGAACTCGGAGCGGATACTTTCGCTTTCTTTACTCGTAACCCCAGGGGCGGAAGCGCCAAGGAGATAGATCCCAAGGATGCCGAGGCGCTCGTAGAGTATATGAAGGAGAATAACTTCGGAAAGCTCGTGGCTCATGCGCCCTATACCATGAATGTCTGTGCCGCCAAGCCCGATATCAGGGAATTCTCTCGAAATGTCTTGAAGGACGATATAAAGCGCATGGAATATGTGCCGGGCAACTACTATAACTTCCATCCCGGTTCTCATGTAGGTCAGGGCGCTGAGGAAGCTATCCCCATGATCGCCGACGCGCTTAACGAAGCGATGTTCGAAGACCAGAAGACGATCGTACTTCTCGAGACCATGGCGGGCAAGGGCTCGGAGGTCGGAAGGAATTTCGAGGAGCTGAAGGCGATAATCGACAGGGTAGAGCTCAAGGACAAGATCGGCGTATGCTTTGATACATGTCACACATGGGACGGCGGCTACGATGTCGTAGGTAATATCGACGCGGTCCTCGATGAGTTCGATAAGGTCATCGGTCTCGAAAGGCTCTACGCGCTTCACCTTAATGACAGCAAGAACCCCATGGATTCCCATAAGGACAGACACGAGAAGATCGGCGAAGGTGAGCTCGGTGCAGACGGTATCCGCCGCGTGATCACTCATCCGCTCCTGCAGGGTAAGCCCTTTATCCTCGAGACTCCTAATGAGGACGAGGGCTACAAGAAGGAGATCGCTCTTATCAGATCCTGGATGGTCTAA
- a CDS encoding ABC-2 type transport system ATP-binding protein: MIKIENLSHSFGKNVVLEDVNMEANDASILGLVGINGAGKSTLLRLISGVYVPQKGTVTYDDESPLEAETRKDIFLLPDDPYYTNSTTCNELFKLYKNFYPEINRETFEEITAHFRLPKNKPIKSFSKGMRRQVFVALAFAVAPKYLLLDEAFDGLDPLARMMFKERLKELVKEKGSTVIISSHALKELEDFCDSYVMIDSKHIMSSGSMLEKSMDLCKFQMAFTDQINEQTFASLPIKSLKIVGRFATIVLEGNEYDMRAKLDELSPAVIDRLDVNFEEAFIGDIDKRIRGEEING; the protein is encoded by the coding sequence ATGATAAAGATCGAAAACCTTTCGCATTCTTTCGGAAAGAATGTCGTCCTGGAAGACGTTAATATGGAGGCGAATGATGCTTCGATATTGGGATTAGTCGGTATCAACGGCGCAGGTAAATCAACCCTCTTAAGGCTCATCTCGGGCGTATATGTTCCTCAGAAGGGTACAGTGACTTATGATGACGAAAGCCCTCTCGAAGCAGAGACAAGGAAAGATATCTTCCTTCTGCCCGACGACCCGTACTATACGAATTCCACTACATGTAACGAACTCTTTAAGCTATATAAGAATTTCTATCCTGAAATAAACAGGGAGACTTTCGAGGAGATCACGGCACACTTCAGGCTCCCAAAGAATAAGCCCATCAAGAGCTTTTCCAAGGGTATGAGACGCCAGGTATTCGTAGCGCTGGCTTTTGCGGTGGCACCTAAGTATCTGCTCCTCGATGAGGCTTTCGACGGCCTCGACCCTCTGGCACGTATGATGTTCAAGGAAAGACTCAAGGAACTCGTTAAGGAGAAGGGCAGCACGGTTATAATCTCGAGCCATGCTTTAAAGGAGCTCGAGGACTTCTGTGATTCCTATGTCATGATCGACAGCAAGCACATCATGAGTTCTGGCTCGATGCTCGAAAAGAGCATGGATCTTTGTAAGTTCCAGATGGCTTTCACCGATCAGATCAACGAGCAGACCTTCGCGTCGCTTCCAATAAAGTCGCTGAAGATAGTCGGCAGGTTCGCAACGATCGTCCTCGAAGGCAACGAGTACGACATGAGAGCTAAGCTCGATGAACTTTCTCCCGCCGTAATAGACAGACTCGATGTTAATTTCGAGGAAGCATTTATCGGCGATATCGATAAGAGGATAAGGGGGGAAGAGATCAATGGTTAA
- a CDS encoding nicotinamide mononucleotide transporter PnuC yields MDGIAMKKEEKELNLFVKIGKAFKSLKWYEILMCVIMLGISIYYAVMPQEGTPRWLAIINFFSGLCGIMCVFFTAKANRMNFPFAMVNTIVFAIYLGYFGIWATFWLEVIVYMPLNVYSWINWYRHKDDEDKLLAKSKVLTWWQNILVAAAIAALTVFVYYALSFLAGDTWMKFATKFGWNITVMKWLDAAIFAIGIVASILEAQRYKEQYAWWLITDVIAVTQYVLKGDPVYVTKKAIYLIEAFVGMNNWNRLAKKNKANE; encoded by the coding sequence ATGGATGGTATAGCAATGAAAAAGGAAGAGAAGGAACTTAATCTCTTCGTAAAGATAGGTAAGGCCTTTAAGAGCCTTAAGTGGTATGAGATCTTAATGTGCGTGATAATGCTCGGCATCTCTATTTACTATGCGGTAATGCCTCAGGAAGGTACACCGAGGTGGCTTGCGATAATCAACTTCTTTTCCGGTCTGTGCGGAATAATGTGTGTGTTCTTTACGGCGAAAGCAAACAGGATGAACTTCCCTTTCGCCATGGTGAATACTATCGTATTTGCAATCTATCTTGGCTACTTCGGAATATGGGCAACATTCTGGCTTGAGGTCATAGTGTATATGCCCCTTAACGTTTATTCCTGGATCAACTGGTACAGGCACAAGGATGATGAAGATAAGCTCCTCGCAAAGTCCAAGGTGCTCACATGGTGGCAGAATATCCTCGTAGCGGCAGCGATCGCGGCTCTTACGGTCTTCGTGTATTACGCACTGTCTTTCCTGGCGGGTGATACATGGATGAAATTTGCTACTAAGTTCGGATGGAATATTACCGTCATGAAGTGGCTCGATGCGGCGATCTTCGCCATCGGTATCGTAGCAAGTATCCTTGAGGCGCAGCGCTATAAGGAGCAGTACGCATGGTGGCTCATCACAGACGTTATCGCCGTTACACAATATGTCCTGAAGGGTGATCCGGTATACGTTACGAAAAAGGCTATCTACCTAATAGAAGCATTCGTGGGCATGAACAACTGGAACCGTCTGGCAAAGAAGAATAAGGCTAACGAATAA
- a CDS encoding Helix-turn-helix has translation MSLGNNIQYLRKINKLKQEQFAEKMGVSRQTVSRWESGEVTPDLSKLVEMCSLFSCSMDELVRGDLTSKGEIYSDVTIRKVPAFRMAKYIVISQAPEDDVHTHMRSWGEKSGLLAAAPNAKMIGWDFPFVSQEQAMRFGMHGYAAAYILPEGFQTDLEGVQYCDNSEADYAVITVKDPMVQPFERIPLGYKHIMDYLETNNIKGRQSDDVIGCFEYEYEKDGIGYMDIYVCVEV, from the coding sequence ATGAGTTTAGGTAATAACATTCAATATCTGCGTAAGATCAACAAGCTGAAACAGGAACAGTTCGCGGAGAAGATGGGCGTCAGCAGACAGACCGTTTCACGTTGGGAGTCGGGTGAGGTCACACCGGATCTTTCAAAGCTGGTGGAGATGTGTTCACTGTTTTCCTGCAGTATGGATGAACTGGTCAGAGGAGACCTGACTTCCAAAGGTGAGATCTATTCGGATGTAACGATCCGGAAAGTTCCTGCTTTCCGAATGGCAAAGTATATCGTGATCTCTCAGGCTCCTGAAGATGACGTTCACACTCACATGAGATCATGGGGCGAAAAGAGCGGGCTTCTCGCGGCTGCCCCGAATGCAAAAATGATCGGTTGGGATTTCCCCTTTGTATCCCAGGAACAGGCCATGCGTTTTGGGATGCACGGATATGCCGCGGCATATATCCTTCCCGAAGGATTTCAAACGGATCTTGAGGGCGTGCAATACTGCGATAACAGTGAAGCCGACTATGCGGTGATCACGGTAAAGGATCCGATGGTACAGCCTTTCGAGCGTATCCCGCTCGGGTATAAACACATCATGGATTACCTGGAAACAAACAACATCAAGGGCAGACAGAGTGATGATGTTATCGGCTGTTTTGAGTATGAATATGAGAAAGACGGCATCGGGTACATGGATATCTACGTCTGTGTAGAAGTATAA
- a CDS encoding creatinine amidohydrolase: MQDLSLLTWKEIKEIDKEKSIVFAVMAPIEEHGWHLPLATDLIEGEYWSKGAMKIVEDRSDATCFYLPSFPSRPRYLLVFR, from the coding sequence ATGCAGGATCTGAGCTTATTAACGTGGAAAGAGATCAAGGAGATCGATAAGGAAAAGAGTATTGTCTTTGCGGTGATGGCGCCCATAGAAGAACACGGGTGGCATCTGCCGCTGGCAACCGATCTTATCGAAGGTGAGTACTGGAGTAAAGGGGCGATGAAGATCGTCGAAGACAGGTCAGATGCAACGTGTTTTTACCTGCCTTCTTTTCCGTCCAGGCCGAGGTATTTGCTTGTCTTCAGGTGA
- a CDS encoding cAMP-binding domain of CRP or a regulatory subunit of cAMP-dependent protein kinases encodes MDMTYIIEQLTALANRYAPDLDEEFIIKAVGISSLKTYAKGELMARAGDKTSAAGLVISGVVRSYYIDRDGNDITQFIAGPGSLCLDSGMFGFDEMTATWESVSESTIMIFDVAKIKDLIFSDAGYMKFWTDMLESGMRYKIYRENGFLVENATERYLHFKKNYPALVGLVPLKHLATYLGITPESLSRIRRTLKEQDDRPDITIC; translated from the coding sequence ATGGATATGACATATATCATCGAACAGCTCACGGCCCTTGCCAACCGGTATGCTCCGGATCTGGACGAGGAGTTCATCATAAAGGCTGTGGGCATTTCGTCGCTTAAGACCTACGCCAAGGGCGAACTCATGGCCAGAGCAGGAGATAAGACTTCCGCAGCGGGACTGGTCATCTCCGGCGTCGTAAGGAGCTACTACATCGACCGCGACGGAAATGACATCACCCAGTTCATAGCGGGACCAGGGAGCCTGTGCCTCGATTCGGGCATGTTCGGATTTGACGAGATGACGGCAACATGGGAATCAGTATCCGAGTCGACCATAATGATCTTTGATGTCGCGAAGATAAAGGATCTGATATTCAGCGATGCAGGATATATGAAGTTCTGGACAGATATGCTCGAAAGCGGTATGCGGTACAAGATCTACAGAGAGAATGGTTTCCTGGTCGAAAACGCAACAGAAAGATATCTTCACTTCAAGAAGAACTATCCCGCCCTTGTAGGTCTCGTTCCCCTGAAGCATCTGGCTACTTATCTCGGCATCACCCCGGAATCTTTGAGCAGGATCAGACGCACGCTCAAGGAGCAGGATGATCGACCGGATATCACAATATGCTAA
- a CDS encoding LysR family transcriptional regulator, repressor for citA encodes MDIESMRTFLILADTGSFTKTSQTMFVAQSTVSNRIGELEKELKVRLFERTNRKVELTPQGERFRNYAQKVLDLTESELPNIASEEGETLRIGCANTVYACHLEKEIARYIDRNPESSVIVSIDMSKELIEEIQNDRLDIIYSIIPLRKAGFSCEEYKTDEMVLVTDINNTKYRSITREELINERYIMCDFALREVGEYIRNIFPKYHRFPLEIDDCAKVIPLLKGREFYTFLPKDMADPLIKQKVLRKVGLKDLDAPVIKSYVIRRKK; translated from the coding sequence ATGGATATCGAATCAATGAGAACTTTTCTTATCCTGGCTGATACGGGAAGCTTTACCAAGACTTCACAGACGATGTTCGTTGCTCAGTCGACCGTGAGCAACAGGATCGGAGAACTCGAAAAAGAATTAAAGGTCAGACTCTTCGAAAGGACCAACCGAAAGGTAGAGCTCACTCCTCAGGGAGAGAGATTCAGGAACTATGCTCAAAAGGTCCTGGACCTCACCGAGAGCGAACTGCCCAATATAGCTTCGGAAGAGGGCGAGACGCTGAGGATCGGTTGTGCCAATACCGTTTATGCCTGCCATCTGGAAAAGGAGATCGCCCGATATATCGACAGGAATCCGGAGAGCAGTGTCATCGTCTCCATCGACATGTCCAAGGAACTGATCGAAGAGATACAAAACGACAGACTCGACATCATCTATTCGATAATACCGCTTCGCAAAGCAGGCTTCTCATGCGAAGAATATAAGACGGATGAGATGGTGCTCGTAACCGATATAAACAATACAAAGTACAGATCGATAACCAGAGAGGAACTCATAAACGAGCGATATATAATGTGCGATTTCGCCCTCCGCGAAGTAGGCGAATATATACGAAATATATTCCCGAAGTATCACAGATTTCCTCTCGAGATAGATGACTGTGCAAAGGTTATCCCGCTGCTCAAAGGAAGAGAGTTTTACACATTCCTTCCCAAAGATATGGCTGATCCCCTGATAAAGCAAAAGGTGCTTCGTAAGGTCGGTCTCAAGGATCTGGATGCCCCGGTGATAAAAAGCTATGTCATAAGGCGTAAGAAGTAA
- a CDS encoding Acetyltransferase (GNAT) domain-containing protein, which yields MNITYSDTHEFSESDLRRLFLSVNWESGKHPDMLRIAMTNYGSVFSAWDGDRLVGMVCVMDDGIMTAYIQYILVDPEYQGQGIGRELLDMVKDRYSEFLRIVLVAYNDRVSFYEVCGFEPGENKTPMFIENF from the coding sequence ATGAACATTACTTATAGTGACACACATGAATTCAGCGAAAGCGACCTCAGGAGATTATTCCTGTCCGTTAACTGGGAGTCCGGCAAGCATCCTGATATGCTCAGGATCGCGATGACTAATTACGGTTCCGTATTCTCGGCGTGGGACGGTGACAGGTTAGTAGGGATGGTATGCGTTATGGATGACGGGATAATGACGGCATATATCCAGTATATTCTCGTCGATCCCGAGTATCAGGGACAGGGGATAGGAAGAGAACTCCTCGACATGGTAAAGGACAGATACAGTGAATTCTTAAGGATAGTCCTAGTCGCATATAACGACAGGGTATCCTTCTACGAAGTCTGCGGCTTTGAGCCGGGAGAAAATAAGACACCGATGTTCATTGAGAACTTTTGA
- a CDS encoding HTH-type transcriptional regulator, transcriptional repressor of NAD biosynthesis genes produces MDKKFGFYGGKFMPLHKGHLYCIDTAARMCDHVVVIMFINGDDELEILKTHHEEELTVKARVAQLEKVLTLYPNVEFHIIDDNPLRNPDGSEDWDKETPLVRQYVPHMDYVYSSEPSYGEYFSRAYPEAEHIIVDEHRKTYPISGTMIRAMEFLEDKQKWMV; encoded by the coding sequence ATGGATAAGAAATTCGGTTTTTACGGCGGCAAGTTCATGCCTCTACATAAGGGACATCTGTACTGCATCGACACTGCCGCGAGGATGTGTGATCACGTAGTAGTCATCATGTTCATCAACGGTGATGACGAACTCGAGATCCTAAAGACGCATCATGAGGAAGAGCTGACGGTAAAGGCGAGGGTCGCCCAGCTCGAGAAGGTCCTGACACTCTATCCCAATGTGGAATTTCACATAATAGACGATAACCCTTTAAGAAACCCTGACGGATCGGAGGACTGGGACAAAGAGACACCTCTCGTAAGGCAGTATGTCCCGCATATGGACTATGTATATTCGAGTGAGCCGTCGTATGGAGAATACTTCTCAAGAGCGTACCCTGAGGCAGAGCATATCATCGTTGATGAGCACAGGAAGACATATCCGATAAGCGGCACGATGATAAGAGCTATGGAGTTTTTGGAGGATAAACAAAAATGGATGGTATAG
- a CDS encoding putative efflux protein, MATE family translates to MEENKMGVMPVKPLILSMSLPMMASMLVQALYNIVDSIFVARVSENAVTAVTLVFPMQNLMIALGMGAGVGVNALLSKGLGEKNYQHSDNAANMGLLLTGFHYIFFLLVGLFISKIFINSQTDDPEIAAYAISYLRIISVLSFGCFFQVMLERLLQSTGRTHLSMISQMSGAIINIILDPIMIFGLFGFPRLEVAGAALATCVGQICAACIGIFLNLKRNPDIHLSFSRIFKPHGETIKSIYFIGVPSMLMMAIGSIMTYFMNIITGKFSSTAQAVFGVYFRLQSFFFMPVFGLNNGLIPVMAYNYGAKRKDRIMEALKFSLFLGVGIMLMGTLVFGLFPQYLLMIFKASDEMVRIGVPALRTIGLSYPMAAVAIMLGSVFQAFAKSYYSFFVSIARQLLVLIPVAWLLSMTGVINSVWWAFPIAEVVSLSVTTVFFRKVKRTVIDTL, encoded by the coding sequence ATGGAAGAAAATAAGATGGGCGTAATGCCCGTGAAACCCCTTATCCTGTCGATGTCCCTGCCAATGATGGCTTCGATGCTCGTACAGGCTCTTTATAACATCGTAGACAGTATATTTGTTGCACGCGTATCCGAGAATGCCGTTACGGCGGTAACTCTCGTATTCCCGATGCAGAATCTTATGATAGCCCTCGGAATGGGTGCCGGCGTAGGTGTTAACGCCCTCCTGTCGAAGGGACTTGGCGAGAAGAATTATCAGCATTCCGATAATGCCGCCAATATGGGTCTTCTCCTTACAGGTTTTCACTACATCTTTTTCCTTTTGGTAGGACTTTTTATCTCAAAGATATTCATCAACTCTCAGACGGATGATCCGGAGATCGCAGCATATGCCATCTCATATTTAAGGATCATCTCGGTTCTTTCTTTCGGATGCTTCTTTCAGGTAATGCTCGAAAGGCTCCTGCAGTCCACGGGCAGAACACACCTTAGCATGATCTCGCAGATGAGCGGTGCGATCATCAATATCATCCTCGATCCCATCATGATCTTCGGACTCTTCGGATTCCCGAGGCTGGAGGTCGCAGGTGCCGCTCTTGCCACATGTGTCGGACAGATATGCGCCGCATGCATAGGTATATTCCTGAACCTTAAGCGTAACCCCGATATCCATCTGTCGTTCAGCAGAATCTTCAAGCCTCACGGCGAGACGATCAAGAGCATCTATTTCATCGGTGTTCCCTCTATGCTCATGATGGCCATCGGTTCAATAATGACATACTTCATGAACATCATAACGGGTAAATTCTCGTCGACGGCTCAGGCCGTATTCGGAGTATATTTCAGGCTCCAGAGCTTCTTCTTCATGCCCGTCTTCGGCCTTAACAACGGACTTATCCCCGTAATGGCCTATAACTACGGCGCCAAGAGGAAGGACAGGATCATGGAGGCACTGAAGTTTTCCCTGTTCCTCGGCGTAGGCATAATGCTCATGGGTACGCTCGTCTTCGGATTGTTCCCCCAGTATCTTCTCATGATCTTCAAGGCATCCGATGAGATGGTAAGGATCGGTGTTCCCGCGCTTCGTACGATCGGATTGAGCTATCCGATGGCAGCCGTTGCCATCATGCTGGGCTCGGTATTCCAGGCCTTTGCCAAGAGCTATTATTCATTCTTCGTATCCATCGCAAGACAGCTTCTTGTCCTTATCCCCGTTGCATGGCTTCTTTCCATGACAGGAGTTATCAATAGTGTCTGGTGGGCATTCCCCATCGCGGAGGTAGTATCTCTTTCTGTTACGACAGTATTCTTCAGGAAGGTCAAGAGGACAGTTATCGACACACTTTAA